The genomic window CAGCACGATCCAGTGGCCGTGGCGCAGCAGGAGGCCCGCAACGCCGAGGCCGGTGCCGGGACCCATCACGACGAAGGTCTGCGACGACTTGTTGTCGTGTTCTGGTAGCAGGTCCGGGCCGACGGCCTTGAGCTGGTCTTTCTGCAGCAACGGAATCGACATGCCCTGAGCGGCGAAATCGTTCACCAGCTGCACACCGTCAAAGCCCATTTCTTGCTGCAATCCGTGCGCGGAAACCGCCCAGGGATTGTTGGTGATTTTCACCGTTTCACCATTGGCGATGCGGCCAGCTGCCGCGATGATCGCGTGTGAAGCCGTATGGCCGGTGTCGGTGAAATACTGGCGGATGGTGTCGGCGAGCGTGTCGAAATCCTTCACGCGGTAGCGCCGAACACTATCGAGCATCAACGGTGAATCGGAGGTCGTATCGGCAAGCGCGAAGCGGACGTTGGTGCCGCCAAGATCAGCAAGCAGGGTCGGGGTGTGGGTGGCGCGATCCATGGGAATTCCAGACAGCTAACCCGACAAGACTGCCTGCTGCCATGCGATTCGTCCAGCGCGGGGGCCGGTTACGCCCTCTCCCCGAACGGGAGAGGGCGCAAATGCCTCAGCTTTTCAGTGCAGACAGCGCATTCAGCAGGGCCTGTCCATTCGGGCTACCCAGCCCTGTGCACGCATCCCAGCCAACGCCAGCCTGATAGGCACCATTATTCCCTTGGGTGATGTCGCGGAACGCCGATTCGCCAATCTGATAGATCGACGCATGGATATCGCCGACCGGCGCGCCAAGCTTCTGATTAAGACGCGCAATCAGTGCCGCCCACAGCGGGGCCACGGCACTGGTGCCGCCAATGACCTGGGATTGCCCATCCACCAGCACCTGATAGCCGGTCATCGGATCCGCATTGCCGGAGACATCCGGCACGCCGCGGCCGCTGCTGCCACTGGGCGAAGCAGGCACGTTTGCATTCTGCTGCCAGGTCGGCAGCGGGTATTCGACGCTGACGCCGCCACCGGTCGCCCCTTCGTTGCTGGCCGTTTCATTCCACACCACTTCGCTTTGGATGGTGGTGCCGCTGGCCACCAGCGTGGTGCCGCCGCAGCCGAGCGAGTACGGGCTGGAGGCGGGAAAATCCACATGCGGCTGGCCGTCGGTCTCGCCGTCGCTGGAGCCGTTGTCGCCGGCGGCAACAGTGACCGTCACACCGAGTGCGGCTGCGTCCTGCAACGCGCTTTCCATCGCGCTCAACGATGTGCTGTTCCAGCCGTCTTCCGGGCCGCCCCAACTGATCGAAATCACCGATGGCTTGTTGGTGGTGTCGTGTGCAGCCTGGGAAATGGCTTCGTAAAAGCCCTGGTCGGTGTTGGCGGTGAAATACACCGCAATAGTTGCGCCCGGGGCGAGGGCGCCGGCCACTTCGATATCCAGCATCACCTCGTCGTCGGCATCGCCGCTGCCGGGCTGATTCTGGCCACCGGCCACCGAAACGGCGATGACTTTCGGCTCCGGACTGATGCCCAGGCTCGAAAAATACTGGCTAAGGTCGCTGGTGCTGTAGCCGCCGC from Dyella caseinilytica includes these protein-coding regions:
- a CDS encoding S53 family peptidase, with the translated sequence MSQPTKRSPHWTSPEGMKYLGQHEGTEPIDVTLVLRRRSKTAPPSASWPHRPRWQRGEFGQHYGGDPADLESLRHFAKQYGLSEIDNDLNRRVLHLRGTPAALEKAFAVTLGQYQFNDHPPFVGCGHAPTLPAEVIAVLGLDRRPVAQPRSRRAQATPNTSYTPIQVGQLYNFPSGTDGTGETIGIIELGGGYSTSDLSQYFSSLGISPEPKVIAVSVAGGQNQPGSGDADDEVMLDIEVAGALAPGATIAVYFTANTDQGFYEAISQAAHDTTNKPSVISISWGGPEDGWNSTSLSAMESALQDAAALGVTVTVAAGDNGSSDGETDGQPHVDFPASSPYSLGCGGTTLVASGTTIQSEVVWNETASNEGATGGGVSVEYPLPTWQQNANVPASPSGSSGRGVPDVSGNADPMTGYQVLVDGQSQVIGGTSAVAPLWAALIARLNQKLGAPVGDIHASIYQIGESAFRDITQGNNGAYQAGVGWDACTGLGSPNGQALLNALSALKS